Proteins encoded in a region of the Coregonus clupeaformis isolate EN_2021a chromosome 9, ASM2061545v1, whole genome shotgun sequence genome:
- the LOC121573548 gene encoding centromere protein V-like: protein MEKRVERVKHTGGCHCGAVRFQVWNSPDLLVFDCDCSICTKKQNHHFIVPENQFTLLQGLENINTYTFNTHIGKHTFCSICGVQSFFTPRSNPDGYGIAPHCLDPGTVRSVTVEKFCGQKYEETMKNHPNIRDLSKPVAHTHS, encoded by the exons ATGGAAAAACG GGTGGAACGAGTGAAGCACACAGGCGGATGCCATTGTGGGGCTGTCAGATTCCAAGTCTGGAATTCCCCAGACCTTCTGGTTTTCGACTGCGA CTGTAGCATCTGCACCAAGAAGCAAAACCATCATTTCATTGTGCCAGAAAATCAGTTTACCCTATTACAG GGTTTGGAGAATATTAACACATACACATTTAATACACACATTGGCAAGCACACATTTTGTAGTATTTGTGGAGTCCAGAGTTTCTTCACCCCACGTTCCAATCCAGATGGATATG GCATAGCTCCACACTGTTTGGACCCAGGTACTGTACGCAGTGTGACAGTAGAGAAGTTCTGTGGGCAGAAGTATGAGGAGACCATGAAGAACCACCCGAATATCAGAGACTTGTCCAAGcctgtagcacacacacacagctga
- the LOC121573546 gene encoding centromere protein V isoform X2 yields MDHVKHTGTCHCGAVRFEVWNSPDLLVFDCDCSICTKKQNHHFIVAKNQFTLLQGWDHLTTYTFNTHAAKHTFCRICGVQSFYTPRSNPDGYGIAPHCLDPGTVRSVTVEKFCGKKWEESMQNHQTIKGMSKPVADTHS; encoded by the exons ATGGATCACGTGAAGCACACAGGCACATGCCATTGTGGGGCTGTCAGATTCGAAGTCTGGAATTCCCCAGACCTTCTTGTTTTCGATTGCGA TTGTAGTATTTGCACCAAGAAGCAGAACCATCATTTCATTGTGGCAAAGAATCAGTTTACCCTTTTACAG GGTTGGGATCATCTGACCACATATACATTCAATACACACGCTGCCAAGCACACATTCTGTAGGATCTGTGGAGTCCAGAGTTTCTACACCCCACGCTCCAATCCTGATGGATATG GCATAGCTCCTCACTGTCTGGACCCAGGTACGGTACGCAGTGTGACAGTAGAGAAGTTCTGTGGAAAGAAGTGGGAGGAGAGCATGCAGAACCACCAGACTATCAAAG